A single region of the Candidatus Melainabacteria bacterium genome encodes:
- the rfbC gene encoding dTDP-4-dehydrorhamnose 3,5-epimerase, with protein sequence MQLKEVGIEGAYLLVPQVARDDRGTFARTFSSKEFEQLGLVTTLDQCAISHNPQKGTLRGLHYQLKPFQEIKIVRCSRGSIFDVLVDLREESPTYKNWFGVELSENNLQMLYIPGGCAHGFISLIDNSEVFYQISGSYNPEFARGVPWNDPAFGISWPIQPTLMSQKDRECLPYRERERA encoded by the coding sequence GTGCAGCTAAAAGAAGTTGGAATCGAAGGCGCGTACTTGCTGGTGCCCCAGGTTGCGAGAGACGACCGCGGCACTTTCGCTCGCACATTCAGCTCAAAAGAGTTCGAACAGCTGGGGTTAGTAACGACACTCGATCAGTGCGCCATCTCGCACAATCCCCAGAAAGGAACTTTGCGGGGTCTGCACTACCAACTCAAGCCATTTCAAGAAATCAAAATTGTTAGATGTTCCCGTGGTTCGATATTCGACGTGCTTGTTGACTTGAGAGAAGAATCACCGACCTACAAAAATTGGTTTGGTGTTGAGCTTTCAGAAAACAATTTGCAGATGCTCTATATTCCTGGTGGCTGCGCCCACGGCTTCATTTCACTGATTGACAACAGCGAAGTTTTCTATCAAATCTCCGGTTCCTATAACCCGGAATTTGCTCGGGGCGTACCGTGGAATGACCCCGCATTTGGAATTTCATGGCCGATTCAACCTACTTTGATGTCGCAAAAGGACCGTGAATGCCTGCCATATCGAGAAAGGGAACGCGCGTGA